A region of the Vigna unguiculata cultivar IT97K-499-35 chromosome 9, ASM411807v1, whole genome shotgun sequence genome:
GTTCTGAATCATGAGATGTGTGCTTGAATTCATTTGAACTACGCTTGGAACATATGCTTTTTATTGGGAACTGTGAAAATTGATTCCTAACTAAAACAAAGAGGGTCTAATATTTGTAATTCCCTGTATATACATAATTGTACTGAAGTTCTAGccatatattagtttttatagCTAAAGGGTATTATTAAGGAAATGATTACTCTTTCGGTATTAAATTCTGGATTTGCAATACCTAAGGACTTTAGGCAATCTGTTCAATTTTGTTATAGCTGTTGTCCTTTGGACAGAATCTCAGAATTTTAGCATCACATTGCTTATTTGATCTATAGAAAGGGTGATGATGGCAGCAAAGTACCTGAATTGATACTTGCCTTGGTGGATGTATCACAGCTATGAGATTATGCTTTTGATTTTGTGTGCTGTGCAAGTGAAATAGGAATGTTTGGTAGACCATTAGACCAGGTTACTTTGAAATATGTAGAAAGCAATTGAATGTGGTATTGAACTTTTGTTATGGATGTggtaaataatttttcttaaaactatTTAGAATACAAGTGGAAAACTCTGTCATTGTGGTTGTGTTCTGTTCAGTCATGGTGGAGTACTTTGAGTTCTTGTGCACAGGCTCAGCTTATCACATTATCAATATAGTAGTGTCTGTTTCACATGGCAGAATCTCTAATCAGGGACTATTGGGGAGCCTtaataattgaaagaaaaataaaatgaagggtACATGAGATTGTAACCCGTTTTTTCAGTTTAAAGAAAGCTATAATTCTTATCATTTGTATTACTTTATAGTGGGTTTGGttaaagtattttaatgaatcaattcatttttttggagaatttagatttctttgtaatgaaatgatTTGTTTGGacagaaaaattaaaaggtatttaaaatgcaaatatttgtttgaaatatttcaattagctaaattaatagaaattcaaatatcttgaaaataggtgaaatttgaaatttttttacttgACTTCACACTTTAGACTCTTGCGtagagttgtcaatttggtcGGTCCATAGGTAGGTTCGATGAGCTGGACCGACGACTTGACGAGCCAAATGGCCTGGATAGACTAGGTTGGTCTGATGATACAAACGGGTTAGGCGGGTTTGACGACACAAACTGGTCAGGTGGGCCAAACAAGCTAAATGAGTAAGACAACCCAGATAGGCCAAATAGGCTCAACACCTAAGATGGGCTAGACGAACCTAACACCCAAGACAGGTCGGACATGCTCGAAGCCTAAGATGGGTCGGGTGGTGGGCTCGATGAGTCAAACAGGTCGGCTAGGGGCGACGACCCACTCATGCGGGGTGTGCTTGACGACCTAGAGGTGTTGAGCGGGCTTGAAGACCCAGACGTGTCGGGGAAGCCCAATGATCCGTATGGACCTGGTCGGCCTGACAACCCATATGGGCTCGATTGGCCTAACAACCCAGACAGGTCCAATCGTCCTATTGACCCAACAAGCTTGTCTGACCCGACGATTTAGATGAGTCTGATCATCCCAATGATGTAGACGTGTTCTACTGACCTGATGACCTAGACAGGTCCAACCAACCTGACCGATAGagtttgttttcaaatttatcatgaactcaatataattaagtttaaaataaatattgtcaaaataaaatttatttaacaaaaaattcaattgttttatctaaacaaaaaattaaaatgtaaggtattttcattatttgtccaaataagttatttaaaaaatgaaaagaatttaATCGCAAACGATTCAAATAGTTTTTGAGCATTGTTGTTGTGATGTTTCATCCAAATACAATGTTAGGTTTTGGATTTAATATGGTTGCTCGTGTACTTAGTAGTGCATTAATATTTGTAGGTTTCTAATTCAGATTTTCTGTTGGGTTCTTAAGGATGTTTGTATGTTCTGTTTTTAAAGTGCAccaattttgatatattaacgatattttgaatatatttagaaaaaaatattgcattAGTATATTTTACCTAGAATTTTGAAATCTAAATTAGTGGGATTTCTTTTCTCGGTCTTTTGGTCCTGtaattcttttctttatttttagtctttataaaattcaaaataatttttaatgacCGACAATTATGTGACAGAGTTATCAATTTACCTGTTGAATGGCTTGTTAGTATTGTGATATGATTAGCTGgcaatgaatttaatttattttttaaagttttgtaatatatatgttatttatttattttaaaatgaatattaaaaggCTAAAATTAGTGATTTTAAATTTgctaaagatattttttttatataattaaaaccaaatgtatattttagaaggactaaaaataattacttcaatttttaaagaataaaaaataaacgaaAATTATAGggactaaaattaaatttacttgTTTTTTAGAAACTGATAGCATATTTAAGTGGGTTATTTCTTTTTGCACCTCCCtcttttctttctgcacctcataaattttaaattaccattcattaaagttataataaagGTAAAATTTGTCTCTAcatctctctcttctttctgcACCcgtataaaattcaaattatccttataataaaaaaaggtaaaatttgtCTACTCATAGATCGAGTTCCTTGTTTAGACAAATTGATCAATTTGAGTATTAACTCATAGATCgagttcttttaatttttcagtctttctttaatttgttcttttgaCTTTTTTAGAAACAAGATTGGTAtgccaaaatttaaatttgattaatctAACTGTTCGTTTGCTTCTAAATAAATGTATAggttatgaaattgttttttctttcaaatccTTTCGTTGGATCGAGATCGTTCTTCCTCAAATCTTTCTTGCACATGAATGAAACATAAACAAATACATGTTAAAAGAGAGTCCATTTAAAAGATTTAACTTATCAccaatataatttctaatcaattgtgtaaattaaaaaacatttttaatcaataaaacacattattttcgttttattcACGAAACTTGATTTTGAATGTAAACCCtacaaaatataatcaaatttgtatttcaaaaaaaaattatcacatatatacaaaactaatatttttaaattttcttttaaaatagtgATTCAAATAGAAATTAagttttcactctttttttcttcaaacgATTTCttctaacattatttttttaaaacccaACCTGAGTGAAAAACCCGATCTCAAGTTGGGTTTGTCTGGATTTAGATGCTAACATCGTACGGTCCAGAGTGGCCGCTAACACGTGTAATCAATGGTGAGGCTTCGTCGTACTCtcgaacaaaacaaaaacacaaaacattgaaaaattaaagtCTGAAGTCTTCTTCTCCAACACTTTCTCACTGCAATTTAGCCATGGCTGCATCATATGCAAGACTTACTGCAGCAGCGTTGGTGCTGATAGCTTTGGCACCAACCTTTCTCCAATCTTCAGTTTCAGCCTCATCTGTGGGTAAATTCGTTGACGAAACCATCAATTCCCACAAGATCGTCATTTTCTCCAAGACCTATTGCCCGTACGTATACACACCCTCTCTGTCACTTTGTTCTTCTTTGATGCGTTGATGTGATTCCGTTTTATATGATGGGAATGCAGCGGTGTTTCGAATTCCAAATCTTTTCTTTCTGGGTGGTGGTGTTGGATCCGATTTTGTGGGAATTGTCTTTGAATGTTCTggatttgttaaaaaaattcttcTTTATAGATAGCAACGAAGGAATTTTGAGATCTGAACTGCTATGACAATCTTCGCGTGAGATTTGAAAATTGAGCTGCTTTCTGGCTCATAATTTGTGAATTGTGGTGTGCAATGTTGTTTTTAGGCACTTAGTGTATGTGCAAATGTTCCTTCTATCGTGCAAGCTTCTCTGTCTTCCGTGTTTGGACTTATGTTAAAACAATGCGATTGTGTCTTATTGCATTTGAATTGCTTGTGTTTTCAACAGTACTGCACCATGATATTGGGAATTTCTTCACAAgcatttattaaaatagaaaattttaaagagaTAAAGTGAAAACACCACTATATCAGGTTCATTTTTGTGATCCAAATGCAACAATGAGGTAATGATCAGGTAATAAACAAATTCAAACGTAAGATTATAGGAAACCATTGGGTGTTTTATGTTTGAATTTGTTCGTTGCCTGATCATTGTTGTCTGTTCTCTGATCAGTGTCTTGTAAGACACTTATTGCAATTTCGGTTTTACATTTTGTATATGGGATCAGCATTACGAGAAATGCCACAAATAATAGCTGTGTTTTTTCATCTCATTGACATGAAAATGCTACCACACTCACAAATTATCGgtaaaaaaacactaaaatataTGAAGGTCAAACTCTACCattgaaaaagtaaagaaaatgccTGAACGAAGCTTGGGGTATTCGCTGACCTCTTTGTTTTTATTGACTTATTTGGAATTGTTTAGGTACTGTAAGAGAGCGAAAGGTTTTTTCAAACAGTTGAACCAGGTTCCACATGTTGTTGAGCTTGATGAGAGAGGTATTCTGAAAACTTCAGCTTACATTTTGTCTTTTTAgcatatatcaataattttactGGAATTGGTATGCTTCTAGTTCTGATGAAATGAATCAAATGACAGCTTTATATATAATTAGCATTTTTGAAAATCGGGGTTGGGTTAGCATCCCAGTTCTTGGACTGAAAGCTCTGTGGGGTGAAAAATTAAAGCAGTATAAGTTGTGTCCGAAACAGTTTCCTTCTTTCAGGAATTGCATAGTGTAGAGAGAAGGAGAGAAAAGCTGAAGAAAGAGTTTTACACTTAAACTTGTTTTGATAAAATGTTAATTCTGTGTGACTACGTTAAAGGTTCATTGGCTCATTTCTGTTACTGAGATAGTGAGACTTCTTTCTCGCAGATGATGGTGCAAAGATTCAGGATGTCTTGATTAACATTGTTGGGAGGCGTACTGTGCCACAAGTTTTCGTTAATGCACAGCACCTTGGAGGCTCAGATGGTGAGTTTTTTTCTTAGCAAGAACAAAAACTACCATTTTCCATGTTCacacaaaatataaaatgaccTCAAATATTTCTCCAAAATCTCATTGTTGATTGTTGAATTTGCAGATGTCGCTGCATCTTACGAGAGTGGACATCTGCATAGACTTCTAGGAATTAAGTCAGAGGGTCATGATGATCTGTGAATCAGGTTGTTAATTAGGGAAAACTTTGTCTTGTAGCTGGAGTTGTATTCTTTGACTTCGAAAAATCGTTGCATATAAAGGCACAGTGATAATACATTTTGGCACAgctaaacttttcatttttatgtgaTGGATAGTTTTTCAATTATCACTGGAATGCTTCATCTTCTCTCCtttctttactctttcttttCTGTTCTTCCCAATTTGTGTGATCCAAGTTAAACTAAATCTATGACCTATGTAACAACCCTTTATTCATAcaataggatttttttttcaacttttatgcaGAACATCATATGAGGTTTCAGCAGGAAAATTTTCCTCATTATGGTTACGTTGATAAAGTATATTAGGCTTGGAAAATTTATATTGTTAAGTATTACATCATGTTACTTTGTTGAAATTCCTTGTTGATGATCACCCTTAGTCGGATTTCaacatgtttttgtttctttaattcCACCAACACTTTTCCAACTCTGTAACTCTGCTGTCATCTTGATTGTGCGATTCAGTTGTCATCACCTTCCAATGTTGGTCCTGCATCAGGCTAGCATCACTTTCATAAAATTAAGGTTACCAAAAGatcacattttttaaaagttttgcaTCAAACGAAACTTGAAATTCCCATGTAGACATAATCATAATATCTAtatctattttatgttttatggttGATATATACTCAACATgagatttgaatttttaatgtttttgccAATAAAGAGTAAACTCGGGAGAATGATTCGAGTAACAATAAAATGTTTTAGTTACATTGATATGActttgaaaatatgtttttgaaacTTTTGAAAAGGTGGTATAAATTGTAAATTCCACTATATTAAGCAATACTAAGGGTGTGTTTCTTTGGAGGTATGAATTTGGGGAAGAGTATGAAGATAGATTTATGTGAATTTGAGtagatgaatttgtgtgttttttggAGTGGATTTAGATGGTtaagtgagtggatttggagataagttttattaaagttagtgaaagatttgattgatgtaatagattaaataaattgtaaaaatagatagaattagaaagctaccaaaatacccttgatgaaaaaagagaatgattttgtaatttgatgttataaaaataattataaataattaatatgaattaaaaaaaatattaaaattatatgaaattataaaataaaaaaatttagatttttatgaatgtaaaaaaaaattgaacaattaaattttaaaaaaagttatataattaaattttaaacaaaagttatacaaaagaagttaaaaaaaagttaaaagaaaaacaacacacaCGACACCGGTTACATAACTGGTGTCACTCTCCTCTTTGCAAAGGCACCGGTTATGTAATGGtgccatacacacacacacacaatgcACTGCACTGGCTATGTAACCATGTTCAACCCCTCACATGCACTCACTCTTGCCCATCTCCTTCACTCACACCAACACCGGTTCACTTTCCCCACATCAGTGTATGCCATTACataacaccaccaccaccactaccactgCTTCACTCCATCAACACCAGTGCATCACCTTCGAACAATGAGAGACAAGTTTGGTCACGTGTTGGTGAAACTGCAGGATTAATTtggtaaaattaattataacactCTCAAATCGTTGCATATATGCGAAGATGGAATATGGTAGGGATCCCGCAAATACGCTCTTACAAATCGGCCCATATCCGCTCAAAAGAATAATGATCCGCACATAAATCCATCCACACAAATACATACAAACAGTGTCATCCACACAAAGAAAGAAACAGTGTGTAATAAGGGAATTCAATCTAATCATGAAACCGTGTTTCAAAgtgatgaaaaaaatgatattattgatgatgGGAATAATTAGTGTGGTGTTAAGTTACTTCAAGTCACTCAAAAGCTATTCAAAGCTTTTTTATTCGTGTCAAAAGTATCAATTAATAGATCATCCATTTACATAAACTACTTTCCGTTCAGATTTCAAGCTTGCATACAATATActtgaaatataatttagatattttataaataagttattattaaaaaaaataatatatacttaaggACATCTACTAAAttgcttattttttattatatgtttaatatattattattttacaataacatcataatatgattatataattaactaaaaaataaaattataaagcatGTACAATATTACTTGTGTTTGGATTGGGGAGAGGATTTGAGAGAGAATGAGTAGATGAATTTGAGGAGATACAGATAAGATTGTGGTATtgtttggattaaaaaaaatatagtgtgATTGGAATagatttaaaatgaaaatttatgacagtaTGTGAATGATACGATGGatattatagattaaaaaaagtattttaatgaataaaattagGTGGTTATCATTGTACGCTTAAAGATGTAGAAGATAAatgtgatataaatttaaatataaataagaaaattatgttaaaataaaattataattataattattatttgttttattaatattttattattattattatttacttaaactcctttggttaaaaaaaagaagaagaaaacaagtCATTATTTCAGACTTGAAATTAAAAGCCATTTGGTGGTTTCTTAAAAAAACATGTATAGAGATACATATTAAACATGTGACTGATTCCACTGTCCCACATATCAGAATTAGAATAGATTTCATCCTCCTGTACAAACACATGTTATCGATTCTACAAACAAAAGAATCGATTCCACTTCCATGTACAatgttatttcaaattaaaatgaaagatGATTTAGTAATTCACTCGTATATGAATAGTACATCCCCAAATCTCATGTTTCATGCACGAATGACTTCAATCTTTTCGCTCGCAAATCATCCTCACAACCCTCTCAAAACCATTAAAGCCTTAAGAGTGTCATCGACAAATCCAAACAGAGACttgatgtagaaaaaaaaaaatgttttgtgcaaaatatttttgtaaaaaagttGATAATATATTcttgtaaattattatttataataaaatttataagtattttttaaaaggaaaattgcaaaaaacattgataaaaattatgttaatttttagtagtgttccagataaaagatacatctttctaAATTAGAATTATTATAGACTAAATCTACAAACACAAATAACTAATTGATTATGCACTACAACTCAATCTTCAAGAGCATCCTTCTTTGatccaataaataaaattaaaatcgtCAGTTCAATAAAATAGAGAGTTGTGTTATCAATTCACTATATATCATATTCTACAGTTAGTGTGTACGTGAAGTTGTTATATTTTTACCTCTCTGGTCTTGTTGTCACAATTTATTACTACCATATTTTGCACCATATTCATCATTATGGGTGGAAAAGGGTTAAGCTCGAAGGTTAGCCTGCTAAAATAGAGTGAGTCGGGTTGACATCTTTAGTTCATAAACCCATTTGATTCGATTTGTTTAATCCGTCAAATTGATGCTTCAAAGATGGATTAGTTTGTATGCTAaccctttttaatttttttttcaattaaagttaattaaaaagattaaaatttttatattatatttttgtaaagatGTAAATATACAAcagtaaaataatatagatcATTAACATTTACAaactaaatttcaattattagttataataaaataatttaacatgcaaatataataattattttaatttatctaattaaaaatattaattaatcaattaaaatcttagaaaaattgtatataattagatatactttaaatattcatttataagtgtgtgtatatatataaacaaattatataaacaaaaattttgaaaaaaaatattaaaaagtcaACCATCGACCCGTCTTGTGATAGAAAGGGTTGCAATTCCTATATCGTTTTATAGAGGTGGACCAACTAAGCCTAATCCTTTCTTAACAGATCAAAAGAGGACGGACCAAAACGGGTCGGACTGACCTGTTTTGACACTTTTATccatcattattttaatatgatgtaatatttttcaaacttttcatcTCTCTTGTTTcttgattaaaaaaatcttgATATAGAATCAATTTTACCTACTTTACAATAAATATCAAAATGTTATGACTTAGAGCGTATGaggtggtttttttttttttattgcataatATTTAGATTAAGTTGGATTGCTCTTAAACTGAgttttatttagatattttgttcatttgcatctcacaataataaattttggataAAGATATATAATGAGTGATATTAAGAGgagaaaaaacattaaaaaaaattataaattagaaaagttGAGATTGATaacttattgttttttttaaataaacctTTTCCAAATCTCAACCATTAATATCCAAAACATATTACTGAAATtgcaaacaattttttattagaaataacTAAAATCTCAACACActcaacaaaataacaaatcttAAAGACACTCACTCTTTTCCATTGCACCccacaaaaaaaatgttatatatttgataGGGCCAACTATATTGTGCACCATTCATTGTTATAAAGTGTTTATTCATTCAttcttcatgttttctttcgttatgtttttcttattcttaagaAGAGGAACTCACGAATTTTACAGCTACAATTTGATGCTATGCAAAGAGACATGAATGTTTTTCTTTACAAACCAGAGAGTGTTAGAgaattgtaattaaaaatagCGTAAGAAGGTTAGTAAAAATTTCCTAAATTATGCTCTTAAACTTAAACatgtaaaagataatttttttcttttgaagttAATAAATAGAAGGAAACAAAGAACAAGTACACATCTTCCAATGAGCACTTTGCCTTTGCCCCGGGTAATCCTATCATCACTCTTTAGCCGTTTCTTGTTCATTATTCATCAATTCAATAGGCAAAAGCTAAGTCACAGTGTGGTCCAACCTCACTcacaattcaaaaacaaaaatagtaatatcatattatttatcttttaataaaatatatatttaagataaTTACTAGATACGGAAATTATCATGACAAAGAACTTGTTTTATCAAaagtattatataaaaaaaataaaataaacttgtgagtttgtttaaatatttaagtaagATATATACTAAGCAAATGTAACTtcaatcagaaaaaaaaaaaactattaggAATTTTTGAGACAAATTCAGAAAGCAATAAGAGAGACAAGAGAGGGAATAAATAATTAACTCCCAAAAGTCAAGTAACATTAATACTGAAACAGTGCTTAtcttaaataaaatcatattaattgATGGGGTTTATGTCAACTAATCAGTTTGCTACTCCAATAACTTAAAGTTAATGACAATTTACTGCATTTAACTAAAATACCCCCCATTTTCCATCAAATTACACTGAGAACTATTCCATCACATGTTGGGAATTTTATCATTGAAAATGGGACCACTTTGAGGAATTTTGGCTCCTATTTTCTAGACTCTGTTGTCATCTTAGATTTTAGGGTTTGTTTCAGTGgattaagatttttattttttaaaataaatatattttttagttttcttattaattttttttttttgcttcaaaacttcataaaaatattactttatattcaAGTTTAATAGTTTATGAGGAgttttaaatacaaaatgattttaaatgGGAAGTCTTAGGATGTTtagttgtgattttttttaaaaaaaaagaaaagaaaaagaaggctTTATAAGATTTGAGATTCACATTTtgaagcagaaaaaaaaaggagtacttttatatgaatttttatatattgattgACGAGTTTATAGTATTGTAAaagaatttgattatttatttgagctagattttaatatttcatctgtttcaatataatatttgtttatgttttttttatcaaatttaagataaaattttaattattctatttttaagaaaattttaatttattctctcTATTTAAAATCCagacaatttttaatataaaatgaaaaataaatatatatttgaagaaaGTCAtaacttcttaaaatttttaaaatacagataaaaggaattttttttattaaaaaaacgaCAATTATAAAGGCAAGAAAATATAACATAAGAATTTTAGGTTGaatgattataattttgtaacttacttttaacatattatttaacATCAGTTGACTGAAAATCATATACTGTTGTGAGTTTCAACTGAAAATCATAAACTCTTGTgagtttcatttatttaatgatttatttttctattaataattattagttaatatCTCAACTCGTGTTAAAAGATAAGAGTGCGTTACCAATACTTTTCCAAAGACTAAAATCACTTTTAGTTTCTCcttttattagtttaaatatatagttTATATTAAGCTTAGAAAGTTTCATTCTAATTTCttgaagtttttaaatatactaagtttgtttttgttagtttattacattaacttaattcattacttaaaaaacttatatttcctgtggattattttgtaaaatattttgtataaaacactttttacaataaattttgtaaaaaatacatacgaattttataattttgtaaaaaataattacacataaagaaattatctgtcaattaaaattcttagaaaaaatagcaaaaaaaaatgttttcttgtaaatttttttaacaaatttgcaagaaaattctcatgtaatatgataatttttagcAGTAATTACTCTTGGTgggcaaaaaaaaattacaaaacataCCATATAAATCACCCTTTCTCATgtcaacaaaattaataatattataatgacaaggctaataaattagtttaatgaaaaacaaacattttaCAATATATCAAAGTTGAAAAGTTAAAAATCTAAGAGAAAAAGCTAAATAACAAATGAATAAATGAAATTCTAAAAGTGTATATTtagtaatatataatttcaatcaatcttttaatttatgcaaagtattatttaaaattaatgtataatCACTTCAACAGAATAAAAtgactttaaatatattttccaattattaaaataattataataaaaaataataatctcatcataatttattaatgctgaatgataaaagaaaaatactataaTTAAACCATTAGATTAAAGAGAtggaaatataattaatttaaatattaaagagTAAGGTTACATTGTTATTTCCATATCCATTTATGTTTCCTTTTGTATGCACAGACTATAATTATCAAAGATTAACCCTTGATTTATATTTCAACTTATTCTTAATTACTTAGGAATGAAAACTGTGTGATATCAGAAACTTtgaaaactaatatatattttgccCTAGCCATAAATAGTATTATTAAGGCTTGTAAGTTTCTATTCTTTATTACTTTCGGTTTAGGTTTTGGTGACAAGTTTTGTTGGAGTGGTGTAAAGAGTAATGAtgtgtaattattataattactcaTTCTAAAGCTACTGGaactgaaaatgaaaaataaaaacatttaaaaatacaatttttttagtaaccctagatgaaatattatataaagttaatattagaataataatatgaatggaaaagggaaaaaaagattgaaagatgGGTTATGTTATGGAAGCCAAGTATCTGACCAGACAGAGAAGTATCATAGGAAAGTGTTGGGAAAGATAGGACCTGGTGACTGACTCAAACAGGG
Encoded here:
- the LOC114162623 gene encoding glutaredoxin-C4-like, translating into MAASYARLTAAALVLIALAPTFLQSSVSASSVGKFVDETINSHKIVIFSKTYCPYCKRAKGFFKQLNQVPHVVELDERDDGAKIQDVLINIVGRRTVPQVFVNAQHLGGSDDVAASYESGHLHRLLGIKSEGHDDL